A window of Hevea brasiliensis isolate MT/VB/25A 57/8 chromosome 14, ASM3005281v1, whole genome shotgun sequence contains these coding sequences:
- the LOC131172506 gene encoding uncharacterized protein LOC131172506, translating into MTQRYYLLNGYNDVNLRHTYIASLPEALQQELHRSIAATRRAMNAITIGEIHQMTLACLDKMCEQQKLFKDIIDNSKALKNVFQKSHLAIKCKEKNCECRQEKKGHYKKYSSRFKPPDKQKKGRRTVRYFRRKRTGTQKSDRCYVCGNRGHYAKNCPKNPNKAVKLLQHIQQASHVSLENDDVESLFSEQEEPDEDTVFALGADTGSEQDHSFSSGESSSNTEAHYPSYLAQHIQSSEPIYGPDTILIPLVPLHILPSKYERPISVIGFLDTEAHKSMMNLAILPSEVIGSDLPDKDLLIGFDLYQQAKHLKILPTGLKYKRNFQPFTSVPRLYSLADASAEFQEHKELLLRSCVDSHAHFHHRHPLWQNPDFFVNLPFKLNEDINPMKAFYVEKRSERLRGKKRLVIDYKPLNHFLQDDKFPLPKPEALFTQLHEAHVFSKFDLKAGFWQLGINPANRLKTAFCIPTAQYQWTVLPFGLKTAPSVFQKAMTRIFEPFLHSALIYIDDILLFSKDVTAHRTLLLTFQQLVDSYGIMLSEKKSSLAQTDIDFLGMKLKDGKYQPGPHIAEELLKFPDKNLIVKQIQQFLGIINYIRKFIPHVATHTCQLSKMLKKNAPPWKEEQTHAVKALKEVALNPPPLKIPSIGHRVLQTDASDTHWGIVLIEEIQGEKHICEHASGEFPEPQKHYHSVYKEILAVKNGIKRFEFHLIGHHFTVVMDSSSFPKVLDFKNKSLPEPQLLRLKY; encoded by the exons ATGACTCAGCGTTATTACCTGCTTAATGGTTATAATGATGTCAATCTCAGGCATACCTACATTGCCTCCCTGCCAGAAGCATTGCAACAAGAACTCCACAGAAGCATTGCTGCTACCAGAAGAGCAATGAATGCTATCACTATCGGAGAAATCCATCAAATGACTTTGGCCTGTCTAGACAAGATGTGTGAACAACAGAAGCTGTTCAAAGACATCATTGACAATAGCAAAGCTCTGAAAAATGTTTTTCAGAAGTCCCACCTTGCTATTAAATGCAAGGAGAAGAACTGTGAATGCAGACAAGAAAAAAAGGGACACTATAAGAAATACTCCTCTAGATTCAAACCCCCCGATAAGCAGAAGAAGGGGAGAAGGACAGTCAGATATTTTCGAAGGAAAAGAACGGGTACACAGAAGTCTGATCGTTGTTACGTCTGTGGAAATCGTGGTCACTATGCTAAGAACTGCCCTAAGAATCCTAATAAGGCAGTTAAGCTTTTGCAACACATTCAACAAGCATCTCATGTCTCTCTGGAAAATGATGATGTTGAATCCCTTTTCTCTGAGCAAGAAGAACCAGATGAAGATACAGTATTTGCCCTTGGAGCGGACACTGGTTCAGAGCAAGACCACTCTTTCTCATCAGGAGAATCAAGCTCAAACACTGAAGCCCATTACCCGTCTTACCTAGCCCAACATATCCAATCCTCCGAACCAATTTATGGCCCAGACACTATTCTAATTCCTCTAGTCCCGCTCCATATTCTTCCCAGTAAATATGAGCGGCCCATTAGTGTCATTGGCTTCTTGGATACCGAGGCTCACAAAAGTATGATGAACCTggccattttgccttcaga AGTCATCGGGTCGGATCTTCCTGATAAGGATTTGCTAATAGGCTTTGACTTGTATCAACAAGCAAAACATTTAAAGATCCTACCCACAGGATTGAAATATAAAAGGAACTTTCAGCCATTCACCTCTGTCCCGCGGCTATATTCCTTAGCTGATGCCTCAGCTGAGTTTCAAGAGCACAAGGAGCTCCTCTTAAGATCCTGTGTTGATTCCCATGCACATTTTCATCATCGCCACCCCCTGTGGCAGAATCCGGATTTCTTTGTCAATCTTCCGTTCAAACTTAATGAGGATATCAACCCGATGAAG GCCTTTTATGTTGAGAAAAGGTCTGAAAGACTAAGGGGAAAGAAACGGCTTGTCATTGATTACAAGCCCCTCAACCACTTCCTTCAAGATGACAAATTCCCATTACCAAAACCAGAAGCCTTGTTCACTCAACTTCATGAGGCCCATGTCTTCTCCAAGTTTGATCTAAaagctggattttggcaattgggtattaacCCTGCCAATAGGCTCAAGACTGCTTTCTGTATTCCTACGGCCCAATATCAGTGGACAGTCCTTCCATTCGGCCTTAAGACGGCCCCATCAGTTttccaaaaggccatgacaagAATATTCGAGCCCTTCCTCCACAGTGCTCTCATTTACATAGACGATATCCTTCTTTTCTCTAAAGATGTTACGGCCCATAGGACACTTCTCTTAACTTTTCAACAATTGGTGGACTCCTATGGAATTATGCTTTCAGAAAAGAAGAGTTCATTGGCCCAAACTGACatcgacttccttggaatgaagctcaaggatggaaaataccaaccgGGACCCCACATTGCAGAAGAATTACTGAAGTTCCCTGACAAGAACTTGATAGTAAAACAAATACAGCAGTTCCTTGGTATTATCAATTACATAAGGAAGTTTATCCCGCATGTGGCTACCCACACCTGTCAGCTGTCAAAGATGCTTAAGAAGAATGCTCCACCATGGAAAGAAGAACAAACCCATGCAGTAAAAGCATTAAAAGAAGTGGCTCTAAATCCGCCACCTCTGAAGATTCCCAGCATCGGGCATCGAGTCCTTCAGACTGATGCAAGTGACACCCACTGGGGTATAGTCCTCATCGAAGAGATACAAGGGGAAAAGCATATCTGCGAACATGCTAGTGGAGAATTTCCTGAGCCTCAAAAACATTATCATTCGGTCTACAAAGAGATATTAGCTGTAAAAAATGGGATAAAGAGATTCGAATTCCATCTTATTGGTCACCACTTTACTGTGGTTATGGACAGCTCATCCTTCCCAAAGGTCCTAGACTTCAAAAACAAGTCTCTTCCTGAACCACAATTACTGAGGCTAAAGTACTAg